The proteins below are encoded in one region of Alistipes communis:
- a CDS encoding nitroreductase family protein, with amino-acid sequence MKIGIYLAAGIAALSVAACTPKTTGTPETNPALETIFSRTSIRTYQDRTVEPQKIELLLRAAMSAPSGKDQRPWEFVVVNERPILDSLAAALPYAKMLAQAPCAVIVCGSPARSSYWYLDCSAAAENILLAAHSLGLGGVWTAAYPYAERMEAVRSNLALPEGILPLCVIPIGYPAAVGEPKRKFDAGRIHYNEW; translated from the coding sequence ATGAAGATCGGAATCTATCTCGCCGCAGGTATCGCCGCATTGTCGGTCGCAGCCTGCACCCCGAAGACGACCGGAACGCCGGAAACCAATCCGGCGTTGGAGACCATTTTTTCGCGCACGAGCATCCGCACCTATCAGGACAGGACCGTCGAGCCGCAGAAGATCGAACTGTTGCTGCGCGCCGCCATGTCGGCCCCTTCGGGAAAGGATCAGCGGCCGTGGGAGTTCGTCGTCGTGAACGAACGGCCGATTCTCGATTCGCTGGCCGCAGCGCTGCCTTATGCCAAGATGTTGGCTCAGGCGCCGTGCGCCGTGATCGTGTGCGGAAGTCCGGCCCGTTCCTCTTATTGGTATCTGGACTGCTCGGCTGCGGCCGAGAATATCCTGCTGGCCGCCCATTCGCTCGGGCTGGGCGGCGTATGGACGGCGGCCTATCCCTATGCCGAACGGATGGAGGCCGTCCGTTCGAATCTCGCCCTGCCGGAGGGAATCCTGCCCCTGTGCGTCATTCCGATCGGTTATCCGGCTGCCGTCGGAGAACCGAAACGGAAGTTCGACGCCGGACGGATTCATTACAACGAGTGGTAG
- a CDS encoding BACON domain-containing protein, translating into MKKYLFLAAACLSFAFTACSDDNTQDEGENTAPTCKITEPLEGETYDANLPLTIKGRINDKENNVSAVKLTVGGETVDEELSLPFFECTIAPEKLQKGALTVALYVEDTGGLNAQHQVTVNLEKDVKLMVSDDGKDELTFDYRSGEREVRVVSEKKWTVSVPEGTWFESYDAASQQWVKKTSISGEGNTAIKLRAGANDLFEDRYAELKISTPDETGKFVVGQTASPNMLDLIEDEMLRMAAEISAIMYGMDANEDGKVSAYEAELVPEDGVPYGFDAGGWQVASTKGIENFPHLRHLDVNTSDNLTEIDLSGNTELMSIHVQNCNNLKTLDLSPCPNLMELGCNYDVFLSVRPQIEKIKTQIHTLGIFNRKADETPSLDFTGFSNMQRLYVNDNGLTEIKLAGCNKLWRFIANGNAFEEIDLSEVERYPGNDYFLDNNPHLKRIYIWKGYTHDFYNMTYDEANNVEIIEK; encoded by the coding sequence ATGAAAAAATATCTGTTTCTGGCAGCCGCGTGTCTGTCGTTCGCCTTTACGGCATGCAGCGACGACAATACGCAGGACGAGGGTGAGAACACGGCCCCGACCTGCAAGATAACCGAACCGCTCGAAGGCGAGACCTACGATGCGAACCTCCCGCTTACGATCAAGGGGCGTATCAACGATAAGGAGAACAACGTCTCCGCAGTGAAACTGACCGTCGGCGGCGAAACGGTCGACGAAGAACTCTCTCTGCCGTTTTTCGAATGCACGATCGCACCCGAGAAACTGCAAAAGGGAGCGCTGACCGTCGCTCTTTACGTCGAGGATACCGGCGGCCTGAATGCACAGCATCAGGTGACCGTCAACCTCGAAAAGGATGTCAAACTGATGGTCAGCGACGACGGCAAGGACGAACTGACTTTCGATTACCGGAGCGGCGAGCGCGAAGTGCGTGTCGTTTCGGAGAAGAAATGGACGGTGTCGGTTCCCGAAGGCACGTGGTTCGAATCCTACGATGCGGCCTCGCAGCAGTGGGTCAAGAAAACCTCCATTTCGGGCGAAGGCAATACGGCCATCAAGCTCAGGGCGGGGGCCAACGATCTCTTCGAAGACCGATATGCGGAGTTGAAGATCAGCACGCCGGATGAAACCGGCAAGTTCGTCGTCGGACAAACGGCAAGTCCCAACATGCTCGACCTGATCGAAGACGAGATGCTGCGCATGGCCGCCGAAATCTCGGCGATCATGTACGGAATGGATGCCAACGAAGACGGCAAGGTATCCGCCTACGAAGCCGAACTCGTGCCGGAGGACGGCGTACCCTACGGATTCGACGCCGGAGGGTGGCAGGTGGCTTCCACCAAAGGTATCGAGAACTTCCCGCACTTGCGGCATTTGGATGTCAACACCTCCGACAACCTGACCGAGATCGACCTCAGCGGAAACACCGAACTGATGAGTATCCATGTACAGAACTGCAACAATTTGAAGACGCTGGATCTTTCGCCCTGTCCCAACCTCATGGAATTGGGCTGCAACTACGATGTTTTCCTTTCGGTGCGTCCGCAGATCGAGAAGATCAAGACGCAAATCCACACCTTGGGAATCTTCAACCGGAAGGCCGACGAAACGCCGTCGCTCGATTTCACGGGATTCAGCAACATGCAGCGCCTCTACGTCAACGACAACGGCCTGACCGAAATCAAACTCGCCGGCTGCAACAAACTATGGCGTTTCATCGCCAACGGCAATGCCTTCGAGGAGATCGACCTGAGCGAAGTGGAACGGTATCCCGGCAACGACTATTTCCTGGATAACAATCCGCATCTCAAACGGATCTATATTTGGAAAGGATACACGCACGATTTCTACAACATGACCTACGACGAGGCTAACAACGTGGAGATCATCGAGAAATAA
- a CDS encoding Ig-like domain-containing protein, with the protein MTAPEDGAILDLYEDLVIKGTASDSDGSIVKVALTVDGKAVADVTKVPFEYTIPASDLKEGVMKIKLAVEDDGGNTATDEISVAIQDQSEAPVCKITAPAHGDELNAFGPFTIKGEGEAVSGEISKVALKINDDVIPDVTALPFEYTVPAATYPVDTYVIILEVENSRGLVAKDMVTVTLVDKNAAPVCSIDEPADGASFEPTDAIVVKGTGSDEDGTIAKAVLKINDKAVESVATVPFEYTLTDEQKEPGNVKISLEVTDNYGKTATDEVTVVILGQFREFTDTRDGKTYKTVKIGEQIWFAENCAYLPQVMKPSEYSAETPCYYVYDYDGNDVAAAKATENYRNEGVLYNWPAAGGNMDSKNDAIPSGIQGPCPDGWHVPSEAEWEILYKYVRDRIPENESAIYWDGSTVYNVSGHLRANVWPIKEDPDFPQLTKGGMDTYGFAIRPSGCLLGKNGFYYGPGEVGSNVSFWTPHYDGVTYPSSPGGVTTGVSNYKYEPDFGRGTSCDRAYPVRCLQN; encoded by the coding sequence ATAACCGCTCCTGAGGACGGGGCGATTCTCGATCTGTATGAAGATCTCGTCATCAAAGGTACAGCCTCCGACAGCGACGGCAGCATCGTAAAAGTCGCATTGACGGTCGACGGAAAAGCTGTTGCGGATGTCACCAAAGTACCGTTCGAATACACGATTCCCGCCAGCGATCTCAAAGAAGGCGTCATGAAGATCAAGCTGGCCGTCGAAGACGACGGCGGCAATACGGCAACCGACGAAATTTCGGTGGCGATTCAGGATCAGTCCGAAGCGCCCGTGTGCAAGATTACAGCACCGGCCCACGGCGATGAACTGAACGCATTCGGACCGTTTACGATCAAAGGCGAAGGCGAAGCCGTTTCGGGAGAAATCTCCAAAGTAGCGTTGAAGATCAACGACGACGTGATTCCCGACGTGACCGCACTTCCCTTCGAATACACCGTACCGGCAGCCACCTACCCTGTCGACACCTATGTTATTATACTCGAAGTGGAGAACAGCCGCGGTCTGGTCGCCAAGGATATGGTTACCGTCACGCTCGTCGACAAAAACGCAGCCCCCGTCTGCTCGATCGACGAACCGGCCGACGGCGCTTCGTTCGAGCCGACCGATGCCATCGTCGTGAAGGGTACGGGCAGCGACGAGGACGGCACGATCGCCAAAGCCGTGTTGAAGATCAACGACAAGGCCGTGGAATCGGTCGCTACGGTTCCGTTCGAATACACGCTCACCGACGAGCAGAAGGAGCCGGGGAACGTGAAGATCTCGCTGGAAGTAACCGACAACTACGGCAAGACCGCTACGGACGAGGTAACGGTCGTGATTCTCGGTCAGTTCCGCGAATTCACCGACACGCGTGACGGCAAAACCTACAAGACCGTCAAGATCGGCGAACAGATCTGGTTCGCCGAGAACTGCGCCTACCTGCCGCAGGTGATGAAGCCCTCCGAGTATTCGGCCGAAACGCCCTGTTATTATGTCTACGACTACGACGGCAACGACGTAGCCGCCGCCAAAGCGACCGAGAACTATCGCAACGAAGGCGTTCTTTACAACTGGCCGGCCGCCGGCGGCAATATGGATTCGAAGAACGACGCCATTCCCAGCGGCATTCAAGGGCCCTGTCCCGACGGCTGGCACGTGCCGAGCGAGGCCGAATGGGAGATTCTGTACAAATACGTTCGCGATCGAATTCCCGAAAACGAATCAGCGATCTACTGGGACGGTTCGACAGTCTACAATGTCAGCGGACATCTGCGTGCGAACGTTTGGCCAATCAAGGAAGACCCTGATTTCCCGCAACTGACCAAGGGCGGCATGGATACCTACGGGTTCGCGATACGTCCGAGCGGTTGCCTGCTGGGGAAAAACGGTTTTTACTACGGCCCCGGAGAGGTCGGAAGCAACGTCTCGTTTTGGACACCCCATTACGACGGTGTCACCTATCCCTCCAGTCCGGGCGGCGTAACGACAGGGGTGTCCAATTACAAATACGAACCCGATTTCGGCAGAGGGACATCGTGCGACCGCGCCTATCCGGTACGCTGCTTACAGAATTAG
- the miaA gene encoding tRNA (adenosine(37)-N6)-dimethylallyltransferase MiaA codes for MSRSQLIVIVGPTGAGKTDLSVRIAGHYGAPILSTDSRQIYRELPIGTAQPSSDQLHAVEHHFIASHNITQEFNCGAFESSALQLLETLFRRGRRVVAVGGSGLYVRALCEGMDDLPQADGALRRELMRQLETEGVEALAERLKRLDPVYYGEVDLRNPARVLRAVEVCLQTGRPFSSQRTGLRKQRPFDIVKIGVTLPREELYARIDRRVDAMLEAGLEEEARRMLPYRSLNALQTVGYREFFDYFDGTVTRDEAITLIKRNSRRYAKRQLTWFRRDAEIRWFSPFDTEGVIAWIDAQSGAGEY; via the coding sequence ATGAGTAGGTCGCAACTGATCGTGATCGTCGGCCCTACCGGAGCGGGAAAAACGGATCTGAGCGTCCGTATCGCCGGTCACTACGGCGCACCGATTCTTTCGACCGATTCCCGGCAGATTTACCGGGAGTTGCCGATCGGTACCGCACAACCTTCCTCCGATCAACTTCATGCCGTTGAGCATCATTTCATTGCGTCGCATAACATTACGCAGGAGTTCAATTGCGGCGCATTCGAATCGTCGGCATTGCAACTGCTCGAAACCCTCTTCCGGAGAGGTCGGCGGGTCGTCGCCGTCGGCGGGTCGGGACTTTACGTGCGGGCGTTGTGCGAAGGGATGGACGATCTGCCGCAGGCGGACGGGGCGCTTCGCAGGGAGTTGATGCGGCAACTCGAAACCGAAGGGGTGGAGGCGCTGGCCGAACGGTTGAAGAGGCTCGATCCGGTCTATTACGGGGAGGTCGACTTGCGGAATCCCGCACGTGTGCTGCGTGCCGTAGAGGTCTGTCTGCAAACCGGCAGACCCTTTTCGTCGCAGCGTACCGGACTGCGCAAGCAACGCCCGTTCGACATCGTGAAGATCGGCGTGACGCTTCCGCGCGAGGAGCTGTACGCCCGCATCGACCGGCGGGTCGACGCCATGTTGGAGGCAGGGTTGGAGGAGGAGGCGCGGCGGATGTTGCCCTACCGCAGCCTCAATGCACTGCAAACGGTAGGGTATAGGGAGTTCTTCGATTATTTCGACGGAACGGTTACGCGCGACGAAGCCATAACGCTCATCAAACGCAATTCACGTCGGTATGCCAAGCGGCAGCTCACATGGTTTCGCCGCGATGCGGAGATTCGGTGGTTCTCACCGTTCGATACGGAAGGCGTCATCGCCTGGATCGACGCCCAGAGCGGCGCGGGGGAGTACTAA
- a CDS encoding C1 family peptidase produces MKRALLCSAFAALLTGCGLCPSPPSAATGTAARYPITDVATAPATPVRNQAKSGTCWAFGGVSLIESEAIRTRRCTLDLSEMWVVRHAYFEKAVKYVRTRGRVAFDQGGEIQDVLWLVDRYGIVPQSLYEGGAADGTYDHASLAKAIRRLAKRIVDKKLYEKEHWQRMIDEELDRRLGARPDRFVIDGVAYTPFSYADSIGFRRDDYVALTSFTHHPFFERFVLEIPDNWAAHATLNIPLDSLMRLLDSALAAGYTAAWDADVSERGFGRRAGIALLPQQEGRITLPAPEIVVDQPLRQRMFDTQATTDDHVMHIVGTAVDSLGNSYYKVKNSWGERAGRHGYWYASPAYVAGKTIELVLPRAALGVDPGDDAFRIER; encoded by the coding sequence ATGAAACGCGCACTCCTCTGTTCGGCTTTCGCCGCATTGCTGACCGGCTGCGGCCTCTGCCCGTCACCTCCCTCCGCCGCAACCGGCACGGCCGCCCGCTACCCGATCACAGACGTCGCAACGGCCCCCGCGACGCCGGTCCGGAATCAGGCGAAGTCGGGAACCTGCTGGGCCTTCGGCGGGGTGTCGCTCATCGAGAGCGAAGCGATCCGCACCCGACGGTGCACGCTCGATCTCTCGGAGATGTGGGTCGTCCGCCATGCCTACTTCGAAAAAGCCGTCAAGTACGTCCGCACACGCGGTCGTGTCGCTTTCGACCAGGGCGGCGAAATTCAGGACGTGCTGTGGCTGGTCGACCGCTACGGCATCGTGCCTCAATCCCTCTACGAAGGCGGAGCGGCCGACGGCACCTACGACCACGCCTCGCTGGCGAAGGCGATCCGGCGGCTGGCGAAACGGATCGTCGACAAAAAACTGTATGAAAAGGAGCATTGGCAGCGGATGATCGACGAAGAACTCGATCGGCGGCTGGGTGCGCGTCCCGACCGCTTCGTAATCGACGGGGTTGCCTACACGCCGTTTTCCTATGCCGACTCGATCGGCTTCCGGCGGGACGACTACGTCGCGTTGACCTCCTTCACCCACCACCCTTTTTTCGAACGGTTCGTGCTGGAAATTCCCGACAACTGGGCGGCGCACGCGACACTTAATATTCCGCTCGACTCGCTGATGCGACTGCTCGACAGCGCTCTTGCGGCCGGTTATACGGCAGCATGGGACGCCGATGTCTCGGAGCGGGGTTTCGGTCGACGGGCCGGCATCGCCCTGCTGCCGCAGCAGGAGGGACGCATCACGCTTCCCGCACCGGAGATCGTCGTGGACCAGCCGCTCCGCCAGCGGATGTTCGACACGCAGGCCACGACCGACGACCACGTCATGCACATCGTCGGCACGGCCGTCGATTCGCTCGGCAACAGCTATTACAAGGTGAAAAACTCTTGGGGCGAGCGGGCGGGACGCCACGGCTACTGGTATGCGTCGCCCGCCTATGTCGCAGGCAAAACCATCGAATTAGTACTCCCCCGCGCCGCTCTGGGCGTCGATCCAGGCGATGACGCCTTCCGTATCGAACGGTGA